The nucleotide sequence TTGTCCTAGAATTAGCGGAGAGAGTTGTTCTGCTTTACGATGGAACTAAAGTTTTTGACGGTTCTGTTGATGAATTCTTCCGGCTTAATTTGAGAAATTACGACTTAGAAAAGCCTGAACTTCTTAGGATCAGCGAATCCCTTGGCATCGGCCTTGTGAGAAGTGTTGATGAGTTCGTGAATTCGCTCTTAGAGAGGGTGAGAACATGATGTACAACCTCTATATTGAGAGGGATTCATTCCTCCACCGCTTAGATCCAAGGGTCAAAATAATTTCCTCACTTCTAGGCATTCTAGCCATGATTCTCTTTAATTCTCCGTATCTGCTCTTCATACTCTTTGCCCTGCTTTCCCTTTCTCTCAAATTCCTTGGAAAAATTAGCTTTAAGGAGCAGATAAAGGTGTTGAAGCCACTAACTCCTCTGATAATCATAACAATCGTGATCTGGCCTTTTATTTTAGAACCAAAGACATTTGGACTCTTTATTGGCTTGGGATACGCTTTAAGATTAGCTTCAATGGCCATGATAACTTTTGGCCTTTTAATGACAACAACCCAGAGAGAGCTGATCTTAGGCTTCATAAAGCTTAAAATGCCCTATGAGATTGGACTAACCCTCACAATAGCTCTGAGATACATCCCAACTCTTTTTAACTTAGCCCAGACAATAATTGATGCACAAAAATCAAGAGGCCTTGAGCTAGAAAAGGGTAGCTTTTTCTCAAGGATTAGGAAGACAGTACCCATCTTAATTCCTTTGATAATTGCATCAATAAAAACAGCCCACGAGCTGAGCATAGCTTTAGAAAGCAGAGCATTTGGGGCGAATAAAGAGAGAACTTTCTTATACACAATCGAGATGAATAGAAAAGACTATGTGGCACTGATTATTGTGTTTCTGCTGTTTGGCTTAGCCTTATATGCAAGATACCAGCTTGGAATTGGATATGTGAAGCTATACTAAAAAGAGCTTAGCTTTTTTGTCAATTGGAATGCTGTGCTCCCCAATATTTTTCACAAATTCCAGTGGAGCTTTAAGGACGCTGATATTCATTCGGTAATGTCCCCTATATCCACTTGTCCTCAAAACCAAGAGATGTTCAAACAGCTCGGGAATGCTGAACAGCCTTCTGAATTCAGAATTTAGGTCTAGTTCGTTTATTTCAAGGGTATTATGTGACAAAACTAAGAATAACCCCTTTTCATCAACTGTCTTTCTCATCTTAATCAGCTTTTCCTTTGACTGATTCTCAAGAATTGAGAAATTTGAGACAAAGACAAATGAATTATCCTCAACAAGCTCCAAAGCGGAGGATAGCTCATCTAAAGTGTAAATTTTGCCCAGGAATAAGTTCTCAGTGTTTTCAGAAAGCTTACTCAGAAGTTTCAAGGAGAACCCGTTGGTTGGCTCAAGATAGTAAGCAGTTATTCCAGAGTTAAGAGCATTTGCAAGAGAAGAATACTGGAGAATTGTCTGTGCAAGAGCATCAGTAGTTACTACAGCCGCCATGCTCCCTTCTTCTAGCTCACCAACTAATGGTGAAAGCTCTTCAATGAGACCCACTCTTTTCTTATCTTCACCAGCTGGCTTGAAGAACATTGGCATCAAAGGATTAATTCTAAATTCAAATATTTATAATTTGCGAAAATAGTGAAAAAATAAAAAGTTTCAAAGAGCGGCTAAAAGAGAAAGGCCAACTATTACACCAATTATTATCATTAGGATTATGGCTATCACTATTGCAAAGAGCCATGCTATTATCGCTTTGCCCCAATCTGTATTAAAAACTGTTTTAACAATCCAGAGGAATGCTATTAATCCAAGCAGTCCTCCAATATAGGGGATTACTGCACCAACAATGGCTGAAACTATGAACCCACCAAGTGTTGCAATGAAAGCTTTTCCAAAGCTTGCATCTTCGATTTTTGCAAACTTAGCACCCAACCAAAGGAAGACTGAGTCTATTGCTATCACAACCAAAAATACAACTATTGCCATAGCTCCAAGAGCTCCAAACATTGCCATTGGTCCAGCTGGTGGCATCATAAATCACCTTATTTTGAAATAAACACTTCAAAGTTTATTAAGGTTTTTAATTTTCCAAAGAAACTTTCTGCGAAAAAGCTTTAAGCATTCTTCCTTAGGTGTTGAGGGGATTAAAATGCTCGAATCAATTAGGGAATTTTTATGGATTTACTTCATAAGGCCTATGTACACAAGGGAAGGATACAATCCATACAACACCCTCGTCTACGCAATTCTTCTAGGCTTAGGTGTCATATATTCCTATAAGTATATAATCAAACCTCTCAAGATTAAAGTTGATGAAAAGCTCTTCTGGGCTGTTACTCCCATGGTCGTCTTTGGAGCAACTGTCAGAGCGTTAGTTGATGGTGGAGTGCTGAAGCCAAATCCTCTGATTTTAACACCTGGGATATTCTTCACAGCATTTTTCCTGATTGTTCCTGCTTTGATAGCTGATGCAAAACTGAAAACATACCCAAAAGTCACAATAGCTTGGGGCACAATTTTGGCATTGTATGCAAACTATCTCCTTGTAACACACGTTAAAAGCTGGAAGCCTTATGAGCTTACAATTTTCTGGACGATAGTTTTTGTGCTCCCAGTTCTTGTTTTCTACAAGTTTAAGCCCTTTGAGAAGCTTTACCTATACCCTGTCTTAGCTCACCTCTTTGACATAGGTTCAACAGTTGTGGCAATACACTATTACGGCTACAGAGAAGTACACTGGCTTGAAAATATCCTCGTTACAAAATTTGGGGCATTCATTTACTACCCATGGATACTCTTTATCCTAATAGTCGTTTATTATGGGCTCAAGTGGCTTGTACCAGATGGGGAAGAAAGGAGATACTGGTATCTGGCAATTTACATTCTCGGCCTAGGCCCAGCAATAAGAGACCCAGCACAGATGATTTTACAGCTTGCAGGTTAGTCTTTTCTTAACTTTCTCCCCTCTTCTAGCTCTCTTCTCAAAGTCCTTGCCTCAAACTCTGCATTCTTAACCCTAAACACCTTTGCAATTCTCTCGACTGCTTCAAGCTTTCTAATTATGCCATCAAGCCACGTAAAGATGTCCCCGGGATAAAGAATCAGACCATATATCTTTCTGAAATACTCACTTATCTGAGTTGGATGCTTCCCTTCTCTCCTCAGCTCTATGATGCGGTCGCTTATTCTATGCATCGCATACTCAGTGCACTCTTTTTCTTCACACATAAAGAAATCTTGATAAATCGTGAAGAGCCTCTCTTGAGCATTTGGACTCAGCTCTGGGATAACTTTTTCAAGCTCCTCTAAAATCGAAGCAAAGCTTGGAGAAAAGATGTTAGCACTCAGCCTTCCTCTAACCGCCCCTTCCAGTTCTCTTTGCAAAGTTCCGCTTAAATAGACATTTTCAAAAGGCAAAAGCGTGATTGCAATCTCTCTTGGACTTTTCTTAGCTAAGTTTTCTCTAATGAACTGAGCTTCACTTGGCAGTAAAAAGCTCATGCTGACAGCTCTTCCGTAAGGTGTAACATTCACGAGCTTACCTCTGAGTTTAACAAAATCATACTCCTCAAGCTTTTCCAAAACCTTTTCAGCGCTTTGATTTGCGCCCAAACATTTGTTTTGAACTTCTTCTATATCATCCAAATATGAAAAAACACATGAGTGTGCCAAGACCTGATCCTGCTCAAGCTCATCGCTCCACTCAACATAAACAGGTTCAATAGGTGCTGTTAACAGCTTAAATGCAACTTCATCTTCCGTGCTTTCCATTTGAGCTGAGTATTTCTTCCCAGGCTCAATTATGAGATAAACCTTGCCCTTTTCATGATAGAGAGGTCTCCCAGCTCTTCCAAGCATCTGGTGAAACTCTCTAACGCTCAGCCACTTATTGCCCATTGCCAGGCTTTCAAAGATTACCTGACTCGCTGGAAAATCAACCCCAGCTCCTAAAGCCGCTGTAGTTACAACAACATCAAGCATCTGAGCTTGAAACTCCATCTCTGTGAGCTTTCTTTGATGATAAGGCAAGCCAGAGTGATAGGGTTTTGCTTTCAATCCTCTGCTTGTTAAAAATGCAGCTAGCTCATGGCATCTCTTCCTTGAAAAGGTGAAAACTATAGTCTGGCCTTTATAGCCCTGCTTCGACTTTCTCATAGCCTCAGCTTTAGCCAATTGGGCTATGTAGCGCCATTTTTCACTTTCATTTCTCGCTAAAATGACGTGCCTCTCTAAAGCCACTGGTCTCTCATCATAGACAACTAACTTAAGCCCAAGCTCCTTTGAAAGTTCTTCAGGATTTCCAATTGTAGCACTCAGCCCAATGAACTGAGCTTTTGGATAGAGCTTTCTTAATCTCGCTATGAGGCCATCCAATCTTGCTCCTCTCTCCTCGTCATCAATCATGTGAATTTCATCAATGACAATAGTCCCAACTTTTCCAATTTTTCTGCCAGCTCTCAATAAGTAGTCGATTCCCTCATAAGTTCCAACAATTATGTCGGCATCAATTCCCGTATCCACAACGACGAGCTCGTCTTTAGTCTTAATTCTGCTCATACCAACTCTAATCGCCACTCTTAAGCCAAGCTTAGAATATCTCCTTTTGAAATCCTCATATTTTTGATTTGCCAAGGCCACAAGGGGAACCAAAAAAAGCATTTTCTCTCCTTTTAACGCCTTAGTAACTCCAGCTAGTTCCCCTATAAGGGTTTTCCCGCTCGCTGTGGCTGAAACAATAAGAAGGTTCTCTCCTTTTAACAGACCATGCTGAATAGCTAAGCTCTGAACTGGTATAAGCTCCTTTACACCTTCTTTCTTCAACACATCTTTGAACTCTTCTGGAATTTTAAGCTCGTCAATACTTAGCTTTTTGACTTTAATTCTCTTCGGCTTAAGCTCATCCCATTTTGTAACTTCAGGATTTTTAGTTGGGTCAAATCTTGGATCAAAAACCATCAAAACTTTATCCAAATCCCTAAATCGTTGCAAAAGCTTCTTTGCTTGGTCAAACATTCCTAAACTCCTAAAGCGATACCGGAGCTCATTTTTAAGCTCTTCCTCTGCACACTTCTCACATATGTACTCGCTATGGAATTTTATTCTATTTCCTTCAGTTAATACCGTTATCTTTCCGTTAAGGAGGCAAAAACGGCAGAGGTGAGCTTTTTCGACCCTCTTATTTTGAAGCCTTACTCTAAAATATCCCTCCCACTCATCTGCATCTACTAAAACAATTCTCGCCTGTCTAAGCAGCTTTTCAATCTCTTTAGGATTTCTATATTGGCTTCCCTCAAGAACTTTAAACAAACGGTTGTCTCTCATAATTAACCGATAAATCCTATCAGCTTTCAAATTCTGCATTTGAGAAAGTTTCTCGGGTTCTTTCGCAATGTAATATGCTTCAAGCTCATTCTTTTTCCTGCCTTTTCTGATTACAAACAGCATTGAAATCACCTGAACTTATTGCACTACCTTCTCCTTCTTGAACGCCTTTCCTTATACAGGACAACCCCATTCTCCTTAAAAGCATCTATGATAACTGAGACTTTAGCCCTTTTCATGTTCTTTCCAAGGTATTTCGCAGAAAGATTCCTTACAAACTCTTTAAGCTGAGGGACGTCTTTAAAGTTTGCCCTTATTAAAATTTGGAATTCTCCAGTTTTTCTATAAACTCCAACAACATTGTCAAGCTGACTTATGTTGTATAACATTTTATCGACAGTTTCATTATCAACGAGAAGCTCAACTTCAATTATTGCCTGAACAAATTCGTTCAAAAAGGTTGGATCAACTATTGCAGAATACCCCTTAATAGCACCCAAATTCTCAAGTTTTTCTATTCTGTTCTTTATACTTGCCGGTGAAAGTCCAATTTTTCTTCCTAGCTCTGTCAGAGTAGCTCTGCCATTCTTCCGGAGCTCCCTGAGAATTTCTTCATCTTTTTCGTCTATGCCTACCATTTTCACCCAAACAAAATAGAAAGAGAAAGGTTATTATTTTTTCGCTATTCGATTGTATGGACTTGAGGTAAAGTAGAGAGTTTAATGGGAGCACCGAAAGCCCTGTCACCAGCATCTCCTAAGCCAGGCAAGATGTAGCCGTGGTCATTTAATTCCCTATCAATCTTTGCTACAAATATTTCTACCTCAGGATATGCTTCTTTAATCCTGCTTATTCCCTCTGGTGCTGCTAGAACTCCGAGAACAATCAAGCGCTTTGGAGTCCCGTACTTTTTAATCTCTTCAATTACCTTAAGCAAGGTTGAACCAGTTGCAATCATTGGATCAGTTATTATAACCGTGTCCTCTGGTTTTATCTGGGGTATCTTAACGTAGTTCATCTCTATCTCAAACTTTGGTGCCTTACCTCTTGATGCTGAAATTATACCAACTCTAGCATGTTCAAAAACCTTTATCAGCCCCTCCATAAGTGGAATTGCTGCTCTCAAGACCGTAACAATTACAACGTTCTTTCTATCCTTAACAATGATACCTTCCGTCTCTTCAAGAGGAGTTTCAACTTTAATTTTCTCTACTTCCATTGTTTTCGTTAATTCGTATCCCATGTACCTTCCTAGTTTTACTAATCCTTTTCTAAATGCTATTGAGTCCGTGTTTTTATCCCTAAGCTCTGTAAGAACCTCCATCAAAAAGGAGGAGTCCTCAAATGAGTAAACACCACTCCATCTTTTGTCCTCAATCATTACCCTCACCCCAAAACTTGATCTAAGATTATAGCAGTTAGAGCCCCAACGGCCATGCCGGATTCCAAAATGCTGGCTATGATTTTAGGGAAGTGCTCCAAAAATTCCGGAGGCAATTGAGGAGCACCCAATCCAACTATTAAAGCACTTGCAATTATGAGCATATTCCTATCATTTAACTCAACCTTATCCTTTATTAGCCTAAGCCCAGTAACGCTTATCATTCCGTACAACGCTATGGTTAATCCTCCTAAAACTGGTGCTGGAATTGAAGCTAAAATTCCCGAAAACTTTGGAATCAACGAGAGTAAGATTAGTATTAATCCGCCAATTTGAACAACCTGCCTGCTTGCCACTTTGGTTAAGGCAACCAAACCAATGTTCTCTGAGTAGCTCGTGGTTCCACATGCTCCTAAAAGACCAGCAATTGAACACGCTATGCCCTCGCTCATTATTCCCATATTGATGTTTTTGTTTGTTATGGGAGCTTCGCTTATGGCTGAGATTGCATGGTAATCTCCAACACTCTCGATTATGCTGACCATGAAGGCAAAGAGTAGTGTAACCACTGCAGTTATGTCGAAGACTGGAGCACCCCAAGGCAAAGGCTTTGGAATGCTGAAGAGTGGAAGCTCCTTTACCAAGCTTAGGTCAGCCATTCCCAACGCCAGACTTACTGAATAGCCAACGAGAGCTCCGACTATAACTGGCATTGCTCTCAGGGAACCTTTAGCCTTTAGAGCAACGTAAACTGTGGTTGCAAAGGTTATTAAGGCCACTAAGAAAGCCTTTGGAACGCTTTGCCCAGAGGGATCTGCAAAGTAGTTGAAAGTATATTTTACTGCAACATGAGCCAAGCTGAAGCCTATGAGCATTATTGTAACCCCTGTAACTACTGGAGAGAAGAGCCTCTTAATTCTCCCAACTATGCCCAAGCCACCAATTAATGCTTCTATAATCCCCCCAACAATCAATGCACCTTCCACAGCTGCTAGGCCTAAGCTCTTGCCAATGCTTATAATCCCTGGGATGAAGGCAAAGCTTGAGCCCTGAACAATTGGATATCTTGAACCTATTGTTGTTTGTAGGAGTGTTGCTATACCCATTGCCAAAAGAACCGCTTGTATCATCAGTGCAATTTCCTCAACGCTGAGCCCTATTGCAGTTCCAACAACAAGGGGCACTGTAACAGTTGCTCCAAACATTGCAAGAACGTGCTGGAAGCCCAAAAGAACTGCCCTCTTAGTCTCAACCTTCTCCTTAATACCAACTCTCATTCCATCCCCCATAAAAGCCCGCTCAATCTGTGTATGATTTTGTTTAAAAAGTTTTCGGATAATAAAAAAATTAACAAAAATATGTCAATCTCCTCTTTCCTCCGGAGGAACACTCTTCTCGGTTACAGGGATTATGCAGAGAAACTCAAAGGTCTCTGAATCTGGATTCTCATATCCGTGAGGCTCATTTGGAGGTATATACAGAAAGCTGCCCGGGACAACTTTCACTGTCTTTCTGCCGTTTGTTATGTAACCTTCCCCCTTAACTACAAATATTTCATGCTCCCATGGATGTTGATGAATAGGTATCCTTCCATCCTTCTTAATTACAAAATACCTCATTGCAAAGTTCTTTGCTCCAACTTTCGGAGAAACGAGCCATCTAATTGTTGTTTTCTCAACCCCTTCTATTGTAACTTCCTTTTCTTCCACATCAAGATAATGCCCAACGAACATTTCTGTCACCCAAAGGTCTTTAAGTTTTGAACTACTTAAGGGTTTTTGGTGAAAAACATGAGAAAGCTTTTCGTGTTGCTTTTAATAGGACTAATTATCTTCTCAGCAGGATGTACCCAGAAAGGAACAACTTCAACAGAGACTACTCAAATTGCAACCCAAGAAAAGTCAAGTGAGACACAAATAACAACTTCCACACCAACACAGACTCAAGCTCAAGGAATTAACTTCAAAGAGTACAAGCGTGGTGAGATAATCGGAAATTGGTGGAAGCTTTTTGATACAAGTGTAGTTTATGTCAGCAAGGGATATGAAGACTTAGCAAAGCACTACTTTCCAAATGCTCAAATAAAACCTGCAAGTGAGTTTGATAAAGGAATTGCAATTTTAAGCCCAAAAGATGCAAGAGAGCTTTTGAGAGGAAAGCCAATGCTGATTACAATCAACGACTATTTCGGCTATGTCCTTTACAAAGTTGGATACAAGTTCGTTGGACAGGATATGGGGATGATTGTGGCATACAAAGAAGACAACAAAGACAGGCTAATCTTTACAGGTAATGGAAAAGCCGGAACTGGAGCAGCATTGAAATATGCACTCGAAATTAAAGATGGAAAAAGAGAGCCAAAGGCAACATATATTCTGAGAAGGGGAGATTTTGAGGGCGTTGTGCTGAAAGAAATAGGCGACAACAACTGGAATGGAATTCCGGAAAGTGGAGAATACTGGATAATCAACGAAATTTACTTTAAGGAGCCATTTATTTACAACTGGCGCATTGTTAATGGGAAAAATGTAACGGTTAGTGGAGGATTCATCAGATACGTTAACGGCTCAAGAGTTTACATCTACGCTTTGAGCTTTAATGTGAGTGTTGAAGTTAAAAACGGAAATGGAGCAGAGATAACTTACGTTATCGAAAACATAAACCCAAGTATTATGGAGATTCCAGAGAATGCAGAAACTGGGAATACTTGGATTAAGTTCACTACAAATGAGGAACACTTTGTAATTCAAGCAAAGAATCTCGAAAACTTCACCTTCTTTGCTTTTGGTGACCACAGGCCTGGAAGTGGAAAGAAAGTCCCAGAGATGTTCTTGAAGGTTAGAGATGCCATGAACAATGACAGTGGGATATTCATAATTGACGGCGGAGACTTAATTTATTCCGGAAAAGTTGAGGAGTGGGGAGAGCTGTTTAAAGCTTGGAAGTTCAATAAACCCGTTTTCATAGCAGTAGGCAACCACGAGTACCAGGGAGAAGGAGTTAACATATACCACAAATACTTTGGACCAACAGATTATTCCTTTATCCTTGGAAACTACTACTTCATTTTCATGAACAATGTTCAAAATGGATACTCCCTGAGTGCTTCTCAGTGGAAATGGCTCGAAAATGAGCTTGAAAAAGCAAAGAAACTTAACAAGAAGCCAATAATTGTTATGCATACACCTCCAGTTGACCCAAGACCCGGAGGAGACCATTCAATGAAGCCAAGTGAGGGGGAGAAGTTACTTAATCTTATGAAAGAATACAACGCCTTTGGAATATTCAGCCACATTCACATCTACTGGTACGGAGAAAAGAACGGGGTCTACTTTGTAGTAACCGGTGGGGGTGGAGCTCCGCCATATGCTAAGCCTGACGAGGGAGGATTCTACCATTATGTCAAGATTTCTGTGGATGGGGGAATCCAGGTTGAACCTATAAAGGTCAGCTGATCCTTTTCCTATTTTTATTAACGAAAAGTTCTTAAAGTCATAATGCAGAAAAACAATAGGAGGAGGTGGGAATATGCAACCTCCAAAGAAAAAGAAAGTTGAAGAGATAGAGGAAGAAGAGTTCTTCGAGGAAGAGGAATTTGAAGATTGGGAAGAGGACTGGGAAGAAGAGTGGGAAGAGGAAGAATGGGAGGAGGATTGGGAAGAGGAGGAAGAGTGGGAAGAAGAGGAATGGTGAGCTTTTTATTTTTGCACCTTTTCTATATAGTCTATATAGATGAGTGTATTTAGCTATATTCTATTTCGACAACCTATTTATATGCTCCAACTGACGGTTTCTTGGGTGGGGATAAGTGCTCGAGACCCTTACAGATCCATGGCTTTTTATCACGATCGCTGTTGGTCTTTTCATGGCCTGGGCAATAGGCGCAAATGATGCTGCAAATTCCATGAGCACTGCTGTTGGAGCTGGAGCAATAACCCCAAAGCAGGCGGTCATAATTGCTGGGATTTTAGAGTTCACTGGAGCTTATTTCTTTGGAAAGAGCGTTACAGAAACTATAAGAAAAGGTATAATCGACCTCTCCCAAATAACAGAGCCAACCGTTCTAATCTACGGTTCGATAGCAGCTTTGCTTGCAGCTGCTTTGTGGCTTCTCATAGCAACAAAATTCGGGTTGCCAGTATCAACAACACACTCTATCATTGGTGGAATAGTTGGATATGGGATTGTATATGCAGGTCTGGGGATAGTCAATTGGGGCAAGATGGCTCAAGTGGTTGCCAGCTGGATTCTCTCGCCAGTTTTTGGAGCAATAATGGCATTTGTAGTCTTTAAAGCGATCTCAAAGACAATCCTCCAAAGCTCTACTCCAGTAAAAAGTGCCAAAACCCACTCTCCAATCTGGATTGGGTTAGCGTTCGTTGTGATTGGGGCAATGTTCTACATAAAAGTTATGCATGGGAAATCCTTGCTGACAGCAATCGTAAAGTTTGGAATTCCAGCAGGATTTGTAGCATTTATCATAAGTTTTGTGGTTTTAAGACGGAATTTCAAATCTGATGATCCATATATTGGAGTTGAGATGATATTTAAGAAAGTCCAAGTTCTAACATCAGCTTATGTTGCTCTATCCCACGGAGCCAATGACGTTGCCAACGCAATCGGCCCAGTGGCAGCTGTTTATGCTGTCGCCACAATGGGGCTAGCTGGAATGAAAGTCCCAGTGCCGAGATGGATTCTGGCAATGGGTGGTTTAGGAATTGCGGTTGGTGTTGCTACATACGGTTACAGAGTCATGGAAACTGTAGGGAAGAAAATTACAGAGCTGACAAATACAAGAGGATTCAGCATTGACTTCTCAGCAGCAACTGTCGTTTTAATTGCATCATGGCTTGGACTTCCAATTTCAACCACACACACAGTAGTTGGAGCAGTCATTGGTGTAGGGTTAGCAAGGGGAGTAAAAGCAATAAACAAGGACATTGTTAAAGATATAATAATTTCATGGTTTGTAACTGTGCCAATAGCCGCTATTGTCAGCGGGATAATATTTAAGATTTTGATGGTGATGTAAAATGCAAGTTTGGACTAAGCTCTTTGCGAAAAGCCCGTTTAAGCCTTTAATAAAGCACGCTGAAGTCGTGTTAGATACCGTGGAAACTCTTGAGAGAGCTCTTGAACTGTGGTATGATAAAAAATATGACGAAATGGAAAAAGTAGCGATTGAAGTTGACAACTTGGAAGATATTGCAGATAGGATTAAAGAAGAAATTAGAGACAGCTTAACAACAAAGCTCTTCATGCCAGTAAACAGAAATGACATTCTTGAGTATCTTCACATGCAAGATAAAATAGCAGATGCTGCTGAAGACACTGCAAAGTGGTTGCTCATAAAAAGGCCCAAAGAGATCCCAGAAGAAATCAAAGAAATTATCTTGAAGATGGGAAAGGAAAGCATTAAAGCTGCAAAGCTCGTCCACAAAGCAATAGTCCAGATGGATACTGTAATTGAGAGCGGGTTTAGTGAAAAAGAAATCGAAAAGGAATATGAGCTGATAAAGGAGATAGAAAGTGTTGAGAACAAAATAGATGGGCTTGACACAAAGCTCATGAAACTGGTTTTTGAGAACGAAGATAAACTCAGCTGGGGGGATGGGTTTTACATCTTAAATATAGCAAGAACGCTCAGCAACATCTCAGATAAGGCCAAGGACTCAGCAGAGAGAATAAGGCTTATGATGAACAAATGAAGAAGGAAAGCATCAGATTGCAATCATTGTTGACGTCATCTGTATTTCAGGCATTTTTCTTATTTTTTCTGTTATGAACTGGTCTAAGTCCTTGAGTGTGTCTGTCTCAACTTTAACAATCAAATCGTACTCTCCGTAAACCACGTAAGCTTCTTTAACTTCGGGCATTGCCAAAAGTTTCTCCATAACTTCTCTTTCCTTTCCAGCGGCTGTCACCATTAAAATAAATGCTGTCACCATGTCTACCACCAATTTATAGTTTGTTTCCTGAGATATTTAAGGCTATCGGAAAAGTGAATACAGATTTATGAATCGTGTCAAAATTTAGCTGAATTCTTTAAAAATAGTACTAATTTAAGTCCAAAGATATATATTTCAAACCTAACTATCTACTGAAAATGGGAAGTGCCATGATTGAGCATCTGATCAGCGGAGAAGAACTACAAGAGTTTGGGTATTTCATGAGAAAAAAAGGAATAGAAGAACTCATCTTTTATTCAAAGGGAACCACAAGCCTAGTTTTTCTTGGAAAATTCCAAGGAAAGAAGGTTGTTGTGAAGCTTGAGAGAGAAGACACTCCACGCAAGAATTTCAAAAGAGAGGCAGAGATCCTGAAATTGCTTGAGGGACATGACATAACTCCAGAACTTATAGACTACGGAATCTTTAGGGGAAAGGAATACTTGGTGAGAGAGTTCGCTGAGGGAGAACCCCTCCTATATGCAGATGTTGAAAAACACCATTTAATCGAAATTGCAAAGAAAACCCACAAGCTCGATGTTCTTGGTATAGATCATGGCCAAATTCAGGGGGGAAAGCATATTATAATTGGGAACGCTGTGTGGATAATTGACTTTGAAAA is from Thermococcus paralvinellae and encodes:
- a CDS encoding energy-coupling factor transporter transmembrane component T family protein gives rise to the protein MMYNLYIERDSFLHRLDPRVKIISSLLGILAMILFNSPYLLFILFALLSLSLKFLGKISFKEQIKVLKPLTPLIIITIVIWPFILEPKTFGLFIGLGYALRLASMAMITFGLLMTTTQRELILGFIKLKMPYEIGLTLTIALRYIPTLFNLAQTIIDAQKSRGLELEKGSFFSRIRKTVPILIPLIIASIKTAHELSIALESRAFGANKERTFLYTIEMNRKDYVALIIVFLLFGLALYARYQLGIGYVKLY
- a CDS encoding DUF63 family protein produces the protein MLESIREFLWIYFIRPMYTREGYNPYNTLVYAILLGLGVIYSYKYIIKPLKIKVDEKLFWAVTPMVVFGATVRALVDGGVLKPNPLILTPGIFFTAFFLIVPALIADAKLKTYPKVTIAWGTILALYANYLLVTHVKSWKPYELTIFWTIVFVLPVLVFYKFKPFEKLYLYPVLAHLFDIGSTVVAIHYYGYREVHWLENILVTKFGAFIYYPWILFILIVVYYGLKWLVPDGEERRYWYLAIYILGLGPAIRDPAQMILQLAG
- a CDS encoding DUF5814 domain-containing protein; the protein is MLFVIRKGRKKNELEAYYIAKEPEKLSQMQNLKADRIYRLIMRDNRLFKVLEGSQYRNPKEIEKLLRQARIVLVDADEWEGYFRVRLQNKRVEKAHLCRFCLLNGKITVLTEGNRIKFHSEYICEKCAEEELKNELRYRFRSLGMFDQAKKLLQRFRDLDKVLMVFDPRFDPTKNPEVTKWDELKPKRIKVKKLSIDELKIPEEFKDVLKKEGVKELIPVQSLAIQHGLLKGENLLIVSATASGKTLIGELAGVTKALKGEKMLFLVPLVALANQKYEDFKRRYSKLGLRVAIRVGMSRIKTKDELVVVDTGIDADIIVGTYEGIDYLLRAGRKIGKVGTIVIDEIHMIDDEERGARLDGLIARLRKLYPKAQFIGLSATIGNPEELSKELGLKLVVYDERPVALERHVILARNESEKWRYIAQLAKAEAMRKSKQGYKGQTIVFTFSRKRCHELAAFLTSRGLKAKPYHSGLPYHQRKLTEMEFQAQMLDVVVTTAALGAGVDFPASQVIFESLAMGNKWLSVREFHQMLGRAGRPLYHEKGKVYLIIEPGKKYSAQMESTEDEVAFKLLTAPIEPVYVEWSDELEQDQVLAHSCVFSYLDDIEEVQNKCLGANQSAEKVLEKLEEYDFVKLRGKLVNVTPYGRAVSMSFLLPSEAQFIRENLAKKSPREIAITLLPFENVYLSGTLQRELEGAVRGRLSANIFSPSFASILEELEKVIPELSPNAQERLFTIYQDFFMCEEKECTEYAMHRISDRIIELRREGKHPTQISEYFRKIYGLILYPGDIFTWLDGIIRKLEAVERIAKVFRVKNAEFEARTLRRELEEGRKLRKD
- a CDS encoding Lrp/AsnC family transcriptional regulator, which produces MVGIDEKDEEILRELRKNGRATLTELGRKIGLSPASIKNRIEKLENLGAIKGYSAIVDPTFLNEFVQAIIEVELLVDNETVDKMLYNISQLDNVVGVYRKTGEFQILIRANFKDVPQLKEFVRNLSAKYLGKNMKRAKVSVIIDAFKENGVVLYKERRSRRRR
- the upp gene encoding uracil phosphoribosyltransferase, coding for MIEDKRWSGVYSFEDSSFLMEVLTELRDKNTDSIAFRKGLVKLGRYMGYELTKTMEVEKIKVETPLEETEGIIVKDRKNVVIVTVLRAAIPLMEGLIKVFEHARVGIISASRGKAPKFEIEMNYVKIPQIKPEDTVIITDPMIATGSTLLKVIEEIKKYGTPKRLIVLGVLAAPEGISRIKEAYPEVEIFVAKIDRELNDHGYILPGLGDAGDRAFGAPIKLSTLPQVHTIE
- a CDS encoding uracil-xanthine permease family protein gives rise to the protein MRVGIKEKVETKRAVLLGFQHVLAMFGATVTVPLVVGTAIGLSVEEIALMIQAVLLAMGIATLLQTTIGSRYPIVQGSSFAFIPGIISIGKSLGLAAVEGALIVGGIIEALIGGLGIVGRIKRLFSPVVTGVTIMLIGFSLAHVAVKYTFNYFADPSGQSVPKAFLVALITFATTVYVALKAKGSLRAMPVIVGALVGYSVSLALGMADLSLVKELPLFSIPKPLPWGAPVFDITAVVTLLFAFMVSIIESVGDYHAISAISEAPITNKNINMGIMSEGIACSIAGLLGACGTTSYSENIGLVALTKVASRQVVQIGGLILILLSLIPKFSGILASIPAPVLGGLTIALYGMISVTGLRLIKDKVELNDRNMLIIASALIVGLGAPQLPPEFLEHFPKIIASILESGMAVGALTAIILDQVLG
- a CDS encoding cupin domain-containing protein, whose translation is MFVGHYLDVEEKEVTIEGVEKTTIRWLVSPKVGAKNFAMRYFVIKKDGRIPIHQHPWEHEIFVVKGEGYITNGRKTVKVVPGSFLYIPPNEPHGYENPDSETFEFLCIIPVTEKSVPPEERGD